The following DNA comes from Tunturibacter psychrotolerans.
ATGATCTTTACCTCGCCGCCACGGGAGACTTTGGTGGGCTTCATCTCGGCTGGTTTGAAGTCGAAACTGTGTGGGACGCGGCCAGTGCCTGCCTCCGCCTGCTTCTGCTCCTCGGCCAAAGAACGCGGCAGCGGACGTTCGAAGATGAACAGCTCTTTATTCGGCACCTTATCGAAGGTGGCCTCTGGAACGTCGAAGTTCTTCGCCAGCACCTCGGGCGGTGTATGGGTCATCCAGTCGGTCAAAAGGAAGGTGTCGAACTCGTTGAAGTTGCCATCATTGAAGACGAGGAGAAACTCGCAGCCGTCGGGCCCGAGCCCCTGAATGGAGTGCGGAATTCCGCCGGGAAAGATCCAGAGATCCCCCTTGGTGACATCGCTGACATGGCTGCGGCCTTCCTGATCGACTGCTGTAATGCGGGCGTTGCCGTAAAGCATGAGAGCCCACTCGGCGCCGACGTGCCAGTGCAACTCGCGGATGCCGCCGGTGATGAGACGCATCTGAACGCCGGCCATCTTCTTCGAGATGGGGAGATCGCGTACGGTGACCTGACGCGTCCAGCCGCCCTCTTCCTGCCGCTTGTGGGACAGTGAAAAAGAGTATTTGAATGGAGGCTGTCCGCCGGAGTCGGTCGGAGGAGCCCATACGGAACTCGGATTCTCTTTATCGAGCGGGTCGTTGTTCTGAACGGGCTGTGATTCATTCGGAAGGTGGTGGTCTGCCGAACGAATTTGTTTCTCTTGTCCCTGAGCGACCTGCATGCCTGTTGCAGCTACCAACAACGCCGAACTGGCTTCGAGAAATCTGCGGCGGCTTACCTTTGCCTGATCTTTTTCCTGTTCCACTTTCAACATCCTCCGTGCTGTTGAATCACCTTGTTGGCGAATCTGTCAGTTCAGGATATTAGATACCTAAAATGTTGGACAGGTAAGGAGCAGATCCTGAGAGTGAAGCGAGATCTAAATCAATCACGTTACTTTGTTTGGCCCTTGTCCTTAGCATTCACTCTATCGCCATGACTGGGAGGTTGGCTGGTGACGAGAATGCGAGCCGGGTTGTCACTTCGATTGAAGGCCTGATGCGCCTGTCCAGGCGATACTTCGAGGCCCTCACCAGCTTGAAGGATAAAACTGTGCTGTTCTACTTCGAGGGTCAACTCGCCTTCAAGAACGTAAAAGAACTGCCGTGAATGAACATGGAAGTGACGGACTTCCATAGTGCCGGGTGGCATGAGTTCTTCGATGATGCTGAGGTTTGGTGTCCTGACGAGGTGCCAGCCGTCGCAGTCGTCTCCGCGCGGACCACCCCATTTGTAATGCTCGCCGGTTAGCCGGCTGACTATCGGTGTCATCGAGGTCATCCCGCTCTTCAAACGGACTAATTCGAGCTCTTGGGGACGTTTCGCATTCCGAGGACATGGAAGTCCTTGAGTCCGCCCTTGAGAACGTAGACCAGCGTATTGTTTCCGTTCGGATCGGTCGGTCTCAGGAAGAAGCCTGACTCGAGCACAAAGTCTCGGGTATTGCTGATAATTCCTTCGATCATCTCTCCGTCATAGAAATAGACGCGTACCCACAGCCCTGGCACGATCGGGGCATGCTCGTGAAAGTGAAGAGCACGGTGGCGAAGATCACCATCGAAGGTCTTCACGAAGAAGACAGCCTTGGCATCGCGGGTGGGAACGTCCTCGACTGTGTCTGAGTCGAGCAGCTTCAGCCGGATGGAGTCCAGCGGATAGACGGGGTCGTTGCGTAGAAGCTGCTCGATGGAGCCAAGTTCGCGGGACTCGGCAAGTCCGCGAACGGCATGGCTCTCGTAGCGGACTACAACTCGATACGGTTCAGACAGCTCTTCGGCGACTTGGGATTTGCCCTGAGATTTTAGGATGCGTGGTTGTTCCGTGGTGACAGGTCGTACTGCTTGATCTTGTACAGGAGCGCCTTGTAGCTGATTTGCAGGTCGTTTGCCGCGGCCTTCCTGTTCCATCCAGTTCCCTCCAGTACCTGTGCAATTGCCGTCGACTCCGCATCCCCTTTGAGATTGCGGACCATCGCTTTGAGCCCGGCGCCATTGGGTGACTCCTGGGCTACCGCTGCTGCCGCTGCTCCGCCCTGATAGACCGTTGCGGGAGAGAGTTCTTCGACGATCGATCTTTCTTCACCAAGCACCAGGTACCGATTGATTACATTTTCGAGTTCGCGCAGATTGCCGGGCCATGAGTGATCAGCCAAGGCGTTCAGCAGGTTTTGCGAGAAGGGCAGCGGATCCCGGCCATACCTCTTGGCGCCCTTACGCATAAAGTATTCCGACAGCACCGGAATCTCTTCGCGGCGCTCGCGCAACGGAGGGATGCTGAGGGTGAATCCGTTGAGGCGGTAGTACAGATCCTCGCGAAAGGTCTTGTTGGCCATCGCATCCTTCATATTGATGTTGGTGGCGGCGATCACGCGCACATCCACTTTCATGGGAGACCTGCTGCCAAGGCGAGAGAAAGTTCCGTCCTGCAACACCTGCAGGAGCTTGGCCTGAAGGATGGCGGGCATCTCGCCGATTTCGTCGAGAAAGATCGTTCCGCCGGTGCAGACCTCGAACTTGCCTGGCTTGGTCTTGACCGCTCCGGTAAAGGCACCCTGCTCGTAACCGAAGAGCTCGCTCTCGAGCAGGTCGGCGGGGACTGCAGCGCAGTTCACCTTGAGGAAGATGTTCTGGCTGCGAGCAGACATTTTGTGAGTGTAGAGCGCGAGGATCTCCTTACCGGTTCCGCTCTCCCCCAGGATCAGGAGTGGAATGTCGGCACGTGCTACGAGAGCGGCCTGAGCTTCCAGTTCGCGCATCCTTTTGCTGGAACGTACAAATGAGTGAGTTTCGTTTAGCGGAATCTCTTTCAGGGCATCGGCTGCGGGAACCTTCTTCTCCGCCGAGGCGAGGTTCTCCTCAATAGCCTGTTCGACGTCGCTGCCGGTAAACGGCTTCATCACGATCGCACGAACACCCAGACGAATCACCATCTCCAAGTCGCGAAGTTCCGCCGAGCAGGATAGGACGACCACCGCGAGATTGGGTTTGGTGCACCGGATGTGGGTCAACAGAGGCATCGGGTCGCGGTTGGTATGCAGGGCAAGCAGAAGCAGATCAGGCTGTTCCGACTTGTCCAACCGCTCGAGCAGCGCCTGCTCGTCCGAGAAGAGGCTCAGTGAATATCGGGATCCGAGGGTAGAGCGAAGATAATCGAGAACGGCGAGATCCGGTTCCAGAATAAGGATCTGAGCACGTGGCCGAGTAGACTTCAAGGCAGTGACGGGATAGGACAGCGCAGCTGACATACAAAGTACCTCAAATTGCAGGTTGGCTATTCTCCAAACCTACGGTGATCCTGAACCTGGTTGGCCCCCAGGGTCAGGCTGTACTCGATCTAGACAGTTGCAAACGGGAGCCGGTCG
Coding sequences within:
- a CDS encoding sigma-54 dependent transcriptional regulator, yielding MSAALSYPVTALKSTRPRAQILILEPDLAVLDYLRSTLGSRYSLSLFSDEQALLERLDKSEQPDLLLLALHTNRDPMPLLTHIRCTKPNLAVVVLSCSAELRDLEMVIRLGVRAIVMKPFTGSDVEQAIEENLASAEKKVPAADALKEIPLNETHSFVRSSKRMRELEAQAALVARADIPLLILGESGTGKEILALYTHKMSARSQNIFLKVNCAAVPADLLESELFGYEQGAFTGAVKTKPGKFEVCTGGTIFLDEIGEMPAILQAKLLQVLQDGTFSRLGSRSPMKVDVRVIAATNINMKDAMANKTFREDLYYRLNGFTLSIPPLRERREEIPVLSEYFMRKGAKRYGRDPLPFSQNLLNALADHSWPGNLRELENVINRYLVLGEERSIVEELSPATVYQGGAAAAAVAQESPNGAGLKAMVRNLKGDAESTAIAQVLEGTGWNRKAAANDLQISYKALLYKIKQYDLSPRNNHAS
- a CDS encoding cupin domain-containing protein; this encodes MEQEKDQAKVSRRRFLEASSALLVAATGMQVAQGQEKQIRSADHHLPNESQPVQNNDPLDKENPSSVWAPPTDSGGQPPFKYSFSLSHKRQEEGGWTRQVTVRDLPISKKMAGVQMRLITGGIRELHWHVGAEWALMLYGNARITAVDQEGRSHVSDVTKGDLWIFPGGIPHSIQGLGPDGCEFLLVFNDGNFNEFDTFLLTDWMTHTPPEVLAKNFDVPEATFDKVPNKELFIFERPLPRSLAEEQKQAEAGTGRVPHSFDFKPAEMKPTKVSRGGEVKIIDQKIWPASNIAAAIVTLKPGGLRELHWHPNEDEWQYYVTGKGRMTVFSAGGHARTMDFQEGDVGYIDKSVPHYIENTGDTDLTFIEVFPTPFYEDISLAEWLAHTPSRLVDQHIQVGEDFLAKIPKKEMVITPE
- a CDS encoding cupin domain-containing protein, which encodes MTSMTPIVSRLTGEHYKWGGPRGDDCDGWHLVRTPNLSIIEELMPPGTMEVRHFHVHSRQFFYVLEGELTLEVEQHSFILQAGEGLEVSPGQAHQAFNRSDNPARILVTSQPPSHGDRVNAKDKGQTK
- a CDS encoding DUF6982 domain-containing protein, which produces MEQEGRGKRPANQLQGAPVQDQAVRPVTTEQPRILKSQGKSQVAEELSEPYRVVVRYESHAVRGLAESRELGSIEQLLRNDPVYPLDSIRLKLLDSDTVEDVPTRDAKAVFFVKTFDGDLRHRALHFHEHAPIVPGLWVRVYFYDGEMIEGIISNTRDFVLESGFFLRPTDPNGNNTLVYVLKGGLKDFHVLGMRNVPKSSN